In Indicator indicator isolate 239-I01 chromosome 28, UM_Iind_1.1, whole genome shotgun sequence, one DNA window encodes the following:
- the ZBTB43 gene encoding zinc finger and BTB domain-containing protein 43: protein MESGSSSFRVEFPDFSSTILQKLNQQRQQGQLCDVSIVVQGHLFRAHKAVLAASSPYFCDQVLLKNSRRIVLPDVMNPRVFENILLSTYTGRLVMPAPEIVSYLTAASFLQMWHVVDKCTEVLEGNPTVLCQKMNHGSDHQSPSSSSYNGLVETFELGSGGQTEFHKVQELRDGENEEESSKDELSCQLTEHEYLPSNSSTEHDRLSTGMTSQDGEEGTSDSAEYQYTRPLYSKPSIMSHKRWIHVKPERFEQDCEGVDNPYDEHQVSESMNAIQADHSIQSSGVEDFHIGDKKMEAEFDEQADESNYDEQVDFYGSSMEEFSGERADGNISAHRQDLMIAAGYGEGIEMATGIKEETSLTGFSHADKLYPCQCGKSFTHKSQRDRHMSMHLGLRPYGCGVCGKKFKMKHHLVGHMKIHTGIKPYECNICGKRFMWRDSFHRHVTSCTKSYQASKAEQSTTEMN, encoded by the coding sequence ATGGAGTCTGGGTCAAGCTCTTTTCGAGTGGAATTTCCAGATTTTTCTAGCACCATATTGCAGAAGTTAAACCAGCAACGCCAGCAAGGACAATTATGTGATGTATCCATTGTAGTTCAGGGCCATCTCTTCAGAGCCCACAAAGCTGTTCTTGCAGCTAGTTCACCTTACTTCTGTGATCAGGTTCTCCTAAAAAACAGCAGGCGAATAGTCCTGCCTGATGTGATGAATCCCAGAGTATTTGAAAACATTCTTCTGTCTACCTACACAGGCCGGCTGGTAATGCCTGCTCCAGAGATTGTTAGTTATTTGACAGCAGCAAGTTTCCTGCAGATGTGGCATGTGGTGGATAAATGCACTGAAGTGCTAGAGGGGAACCCAACAGTTCTTTGTCAGAAGATGAATCATGGCAGTGATCATCAGTCCCCAAGCAGTAGTAGTTACAATGGCCTTGTTGAAACCTTTGAACTTGGCTCTGGAGGACAGACGGAATTTCACAAAGTGCAGGAACTGAGAGATggtgaaaatgaagaagagagcTCTAAAGATGAACTGTCATGTCAGCTGACAGAACATGAATACCTTCCTAGTAATTCTTCAACAGAACACGATAGACTTAGCACTGGAATGACAAGCCAGGATGGTGAAGAAGGAACTAGTGATAGTGCAGAGTATCAGTACACCAGACCTTTGTATAGCAAACCCAGCATCATGTCTCACAAGCGGTGGATCCATGTGAAGCCAGAAAGATTTGAACAAGACTGTGAAGGAGTTGATAATCCTTATGACGAGCACCAGGTTTCTGAATCCATGAATGCCATTCAGGCAGACCATTCAATCCAGTCTTCAGGTGTTGAAGACTTTCATATAGGTGACAAAAAGATGGAAGCAGAATTTGATGAACAGGCAGATGAAAGTAATTATGATGAACAAGTTGACTTCTATGGCTCGTCTATGGAAGAATTTTCTGGTGAAAGGGCAGATGGAAATATTAGTGCCCACAGGCAGGATCTAATGATAGCAGCAGGCTATGGTGAAGGCATTGAAATGGCTACAGGAATTAAAGAAGAAACATCTCTTACTGGATTCTCGCATGCTGATAAGCTGTACCCTTGTCAGTGTGGAAAAAGTTTTACACACAAAAGTCAGAGAGATCGGCATATGAGTATGCACCTTGGTCTTCGACCTTATGGCTGTGGTGTCTGTGGTAAGAAATTCAAAATGAAACACCATCTTGTAGGCCACATGAAAATCCATACAGGCATAAAACCCTATGAGTGTAACATCTGTGGGAAAAGATTCATGTGGCGGGACAGTTTTCATCGGCATGTGACCTCTTGTACCAAGTCATATCAAGCTTCTAAAGCTGAGCAGAGTACTACTGAGATGAACTAA